The following proteins are co-located in the Haliotis asinina isolate JCU_RB_2024 chromosome 13, JCU_Hal_asi_v2, whole genome shotgun sequence genome:
- the LOC137260470 gene encoding ferrochelatase, mitochondrial-like isoform X3, protein MNSGKPKTGILMLNLGGPEKTEDVHDFLLRLFLDKDLIPLPAQSKLAPYIAKRRTPSIQTQYRKIGGGSPIKRWTETQGQGMVEILDKISPETAPHKFYVGFRYANPLTEDAIEQMEEDGIERAVAFTQYPQYSCSTTGSSLNAIYRHYMKRRSPSNLVWSVIDRWPTHKGLVKAFAQNIREEIARFPEEDRDDIVILFSAHSLPLKVVNRGDPYSTEVAATVQSVMEELGHSHAYRLVWQSKVGPLPWLSPQTDEAIKGLVARGRKNLLLVPIAFTSDHIETLYELDLEYAQELGGEVGVKNIQRAASLNDNPIFIEAIADIVKKHLSSQKVSSPQLLLRCPMCTNATCGLAKEFFHDQQGLLDALRAEDAQLKVGAKS, encoded by the exons atgaacag TGGCAAACCCAAGACAGGTATACTCATGTTGAATCTGGGTGGCCCTGAGAAGACGGAAGATGTCCACGACTTTCTGCTGAGACTGTTCCTGGACAAGGATCTGATTCCCCTACCTGCACAGAG TAAACTGGCCCCGTACATCGCCAAGCGGAGGACGCCCAGCATTCAAACCCAGTACCGTAAGATTGGCGGCGGCTCACCCATCAAGCGATGGACCGAGACACAGGGACAAGGAATGGTAGAAATACTTGATAAAATCAGCCCAGAAACGG CTCCTCACAAGTTCTATGTGGGCTTTCGATACGCCAACCCTCTGACAGAAGATGCCATTGAGCAGATGGAGGA GGATGGTATAGAACGAGCTGTTGCCTTCACCCAGTACCCACAATACAGCTGTTCTACAACAGGAAGTAGTCTAAATGCCATCTACCGCCACTACATGAAGCGACGAAGCCCCAGCAACCTGGTGTGGAGCGTCATTGACCGCTGGCCAACACACAAAGGGCTAGTTAAG GCCTTTGCTCAAAATATTAGAGAGGAGATTGCCAGATTCCCAGAAGAAGATAGGGATGATATTGTCATTCTGTTCTCCGCCCACTCACTGCCGTTAAAG GTTGTGAATCGTGGAGATCCATACAGCACTGAAGTAGCAGCCACGGTACAGAGCGTCATGGAAGAACTGGGTCACAGTCACGCCTACAGACTGGTGTGGCAGTCCAAG GTGGGTCCATTGCCGTGGCTGAGCCCTCAGACAGATGAGGCCATCAAGGGACTGGTGGCAAGGGGCAGGAAAAACCTGCTGCTCGTGCCCATCGCCTTCACCAGCGACCACATCGAGACCCTGTACGAGCTGGACCTGGAATATGCTCAGGAGCTGGGAGGAGAG GTGGGAGTGAAGAATATTCAACGGGCAGCATCCCTGAATGACAACCCCATCTTCATTGAG GCAATAGCCGACATCGTGAAGAAGCACCTGTCATCCCAGAAGGTGTCCTCCCCACAGTTGTTACTACGCTGTCCCATGTGCACCAACGCCACCTGTGGTCTTGCAAAGGAGTTCTTCCACGATCAGCAAGGACTTCTGGATGCTCTCCGAGCTGAAGACGCACAACTGAAAGTCGGCGCCAAATCCTGA
- the LOC137260470 gene encoding ferrochelatase, mitochondrial-like isoform X2, whose amino-acid sequence MGISPPVSVGTLQVSDTTRHSSSHSGKPKTGILMLNLGGPEKTEDVHDFLLRLFLDKDLIPLPAQSKLAPYIAKRRTPSIQTQYRKIGGGSPIKRWTETQGQGMVEILDKISPETAPHKFYVGFRYANPLTEDAIEQMEEDGIERAVAFTQYPQYSCSTTGSSLNAIYRHYMKRRSPSNLVWSVIDRWPTHKGLVKAFAQNIREEIARFPEEDRDDIVILFSAHSLPLKVVNRGDPYSTEVAATVQSVMEELGHSHAYRLVWQSKVGPLPWLSPQTDEAIKGLVARGRKNLLLVPIAFTSDHIETLYELDLEYAQELGGEVGVKNIQRAASLNDNPIFIEAIADIVKKHLSSQKVSSPQLLLRCPMCTNATCGLAKEFFHDQQGLLDALRAEDAQLKVGAKS is encoded by the exons TGGCAAACCCAAGACAGGTATACTCATGTTGAATCTGGGTGGCCCTGAGAAGACGGAAGATGTCCACGACTTTCTGCTGAGACTGTTCCTGGACAAGGATCTGATTCCCCTACCTGCACAGAG TAAACTGGCCCCGTACATCGCCAAGCGGAGGACGCCCAGCATTCAAACCCAGTACCGTAAGATTGGCGGCGGCTCACCCATCAAGCGATGGACCGAGACACAGGGACAAGGAATGGTAGAAATACTTGATAAAATCAGCCCAGAAACGG CTCCTCACAAGTTCTATGTGGGCTTTCGATACGCCAACCCTCTGACAGAAGATGCCATTGAGCAGATGGAGGA GGATGGTATAGAACGAGCTGTTGCCTTCACCCAGTACCCACAATACAGCTGTTCTACAACAGGAAGTAGTCTAAATGCCATCTACCGCCACTACATGAAGCGACGAAGCCCCAGCAACCTGGTGTGGAGCGTCATTGACCGCTGGCCAACACACAAAGGGCTAGTTAAG GCCTTTGCTCAAAATATTAGAGAGGAGATTGCCAGATTCCCAGAAGAAGATAGGGATGATATTGTCATTCTGTTCTCCGCCCACTCACTGCCGTTAAAG GTTGTGAATCGTGGAGATCCATACAGCACTGAAGTAGCAGCCACGGTACAGAGCGTCATGGAAGAACTGGGTCACAGTCACGCCTACAGACTGGTGTGGCAGTCCAAG GTGGGTCCATTGCCGTGGCTGAGCCCTCAGACAGATGAGGCCATCAAGGGACTGGTGGCAAGGGGCAGGAAAAACCTGCTGCTCGTGCCCATCGCCTTCACCAGCGACCACATCGAGACCCTGTACGAGCTGGACCTGGAATATGCTCAGGAGCTGGGAGGAGAG GTGGGAGTGAAGAATATTCAACGGGCAGCATCCCTGAATGACAACCCCATCTTCATTGAG GCAATAGCCGACATCGTGAAGAAGCACCTGTCATCCCAGAAGGTGTCCTCCCCACAGTTGTTACTACGCTGTCCCATGTGCACCAACGCCACCTGTGGTCTTGCAAAGGAGTTCTTCCACGATCAGCAAGGACTTCTGGATGCTCTCCGAGCTGAAGACGCACAACTGAAAGTCGGCGCCAAATCCTGA